A stretch of DNA from Arachis hypogaea cultivar Tifrunner chromosome 19, arahy.Tifrunner.gnm2.J5K5, whole genome shotgun sequence:
CCTTAGGCCGTATTCTCTCCTTTCGACCTCGGAATTTTAGACAACTCAACAGAAATTGCTAATCGAGATCCAATTACAGATACAAATCTAATCTTGTCTAAATTAAAAGATCGAAAAAGGAAATAAGTACATATATAAAAGGTAGTCTTGCACTCCTCCAAATATGAGACACGAAAAATCTTAAACCTCAATTTCTAAAATCAATTTTGATTTAGACGTCGGACTGTCTTTACAAGTCCTCCTCTTTCTTCATTCAAAGACCCAAAAGCCATGAAGCTCATTAACCTCGCCAAGTTACGGATGCCATTGTTCCGGTCAGTCTTGAACAAGAAGGTTTCACATTTTATTCCTTAAGTTAATATATCTATCTATACTATCTAATAGCTAAGTAATTACTCAAAAGGCTTATTAGTGTACTTTTTACCCATTAAAGGGTTTTCACAAAAAATAGGCATAGTGATTGTTGAAAAagtcctttttttgtttttgagaaATCCCTTGTTCTTGCTTGTTTGGTCTttgttatctatttttttaatatgtatcCTTTTTCATCTAATACAATTatctttagtttaaaaaaatatttatttatttagtacttGTTTGGAtgttattaaattgataaaaaaaattttaataaaaaaatcttttcttatattttttaacaaatttaataaatttttaataataaaaataatagcagtttaaaaataaaagatatattttttaaaaagtcacaATTTgcatcttattttaaaaaaagatattttttacataataaataaataaaaatatttttttattaatacccaaacataattgatacaaaaaagatctttttatatgagatatctaaatataaaattatttttatttttttataaaatttttttaaaaaataactaaaaaaaattttattagaagtTCACCAAACAAATCTTTAATTATATAGATGCTtgcttaaattaaataattaaaagttcTTAATTTGTGAGTATCATGAATGTGAAAAGATTtaacaaattaaacaaataataaaatattaaaataacaaatatcaacgatttatttaaacaaataaatagtACAGGTGATCAAATTGAAATCTTCACAACTTGATTTATTTTCACAACAAAATAAATAGAATCACTCCAAAGAATTATTAAATTCATAAAAAGGAACCTTCTTCTTGAACTAGGCAGATGATTCCAATTCTCTTATTGTTTTTCTGATATACTTCAAATTAGCACACATTTTCTCTTTATCAGGGAAGTTTTCTTTGACGATTGGAGCATTCTTGAAATTATTAAACCATGAATGCAAACGAGGGAATTTCTCAGCTTCTAgaaccttcaattcattcaaatcTTCCATAGTTACAAGAAATTTGATCATTGATCCAAAAGCTATGTCCACCATATTAATAGTGTCACCACCAAAGAATAGTTTCTCATCAACCAATAATAAGCATTGATCTTCAACATCTCTTAGAAGTTTTTGGACCTTCTCTGTGGCCTTTTCCTTCTCTTCATCATTAGCAATGTCGACGTAAATTAGTGGCACAACTGCAGGAAACTTTATGCATTGCCCCaaacatatatattaattcaCACATTTAGTCCATGTATAAAACTACTAAATGCTTGGACATATAATAAATTAGGAAAATATAATACACATTATTGTAAATTAATCAGCTCAATATGTAAtcttgcaagaaaataaattgtaGAGTATTTTGTTTGATGTTAAGCATAAAAATATGACTTAATTAATAAGCAAGATTTTGAAGACCGTGATTACAAGAAAATTGGGTAGAACTGGTCGGTccaattcaagataaaaattgtCTATTTGGTAATGaactgataaaaaataatattggtTGAATCAAtgtattttttaatgattaatcgatttaaaatattaaattataaaaaaaataaattatataatttatacataaagatattattttattatatatgattaaattcCGGTTAAACTTCAgatggatttttttaaaattaaataatgatcGAGTTTATAATAAACATACCAACTGATCAGAATATGTAACCCAAAACCTTGCTTGAGACCTCTGATAGGGATCAAGAGGGACCAATGGATTCTGTGGCCATAACTCTTCAATGTATTCCAGAATGAGCATGGACTCACAAATGGGTTTTCCACCATGAACAAGCACTGGGGTCTTCTTATGCACAGGGTTGTATTCAAGAAGTTGAGGGCTCTTATTGAAGCGATCTTCCTCAATGTTCTCATATGATAGACCCTTCAATTTCAAGGTCCATACCACCCTCATTGTAAAGGGGCTATACCAAAATCCATGTAACTTCAAATCTTCCATATTGCTGTGAATTTCTGATTCTTGTatgtggtgtgtgtgtgtgttttaatTTGCTAAGACAATAGTAAAGAATTCAAGGTGTTACCATGTCCAACATGCCGTCTAGATTTTATTTATAGAGTAAGCCGTCGAATAATAATATGATGGTCATTGGTCAACATGaattttttacttttcaaaataatattgtgaaacaaaataagaatgatatatatatttaatggaaggaaagaaaaagcttcatttttttaataaaaagatagtgcagtaacaagtatttattgaTATGATGAATAAGATTACAAACAACATTTTTTTGTCCAATAACATAAATGAGATTCTCAACAAAGCTGGATTATGTAGCTATCCAATATTCTAATTCTAAGAAAAGAATACAAAATTAGTAGGAAGAATacaaaaaattaagaattaaatgataaaaaaaatagaagcatTATTTGATCTTTCATCTTTGGTGGCTGGTAATGGCATGTTGGCTACGGCAGCTAATTAATATAAGTTAATTCTCCACAAAACttgtataattaatttaattagatataGACATCGGGGTTATTATTTTGATCATTAAAAAATTTCCAACCatgtataaactattatatatgtatatatatatacgatTTGTTGGATAAATGAAGATGAGAAGATGATAAAActtaattatattttgattttaaagtACAATTAGATTGTAATttttatagaaatatttttttatatttaattattataaaattaataataatattttttcaaaatacaataaaacttataaattttttttataaaaataataaaaaattctcaatGCTTGAACAAATAAATATAACCATTCTCAATAGATGAATAATTGCCCTCTTAGTACAATATTCTCTTAAAATAatggacaattatatatatatacaagcacATAGCACAAAGCAACCTTATAAGTCACGTGTATGTACTTTTCATTAGTATTCCAATAGATACATGTATATCCGTTAACCATAAAAAAGATCATGTATGTAACCGTTtgtaatcaaatatttaaaacgGTAATAACTttgaatattaataaaactaatattaatttattaaatttaaatatatcctTTACGAttttacaaataatatttttgtggactcttaaaaaaaaaaaaaaaagcaatcatGACGTGATGTAAAGTGACGGCATCATTCGTATAATCGTATGTGTATTGTGTGAATTTaaattctataaaataaaaaaattagtaaactaataaaataaaaatttaattattattaaatttataaattttattatatgcgaattttattattttaatttaaattaattaatttctcattttaaatttataaattttattattattattattattattattattattattattattattattattaataaagtgTAGTAGCTATTAATCCACCAATCGGTGATaatctaattaattttatttatttatacaaaGTGAAATAAATTGCTTCTTATCTATCaccaactttattattattattatctcctAATTGTCATAGCTGATATAGTGATActtactaaaattataattaagctTATCTCAGGTATTTATATATATCTCTCATTTTCAGAAATACCTAAAGTAAGCGCTAAGCAATATATATTGGTAATGGTATACATAATACATATATAACGTAATATTTGGTTAGTGGATACATCTATCATCCATCTAAGACATAGTGCATGTCCAGCGTTTAATTAGTTAAGACacaaaatattctaaaatataaGTGAACACAGATACACACAAATTTAGAAAATTTGTATATCACCTTGGAGCTGAGATACGAAGACACACCATGTGAACCATAAACTATTTCTAttttttcattgatatttttcaaaatcttagttttatcctctccatcatccttctttcctttttacttagtttttttcTGTGTGTCCTTCTGTTGAGCCAAGGCTGATTTTGGATTCTGTTGAGCCAAGGCTAATTTTGGATTTTATAAATAATGACAAATATTTTTTGGGTTAAAACTCAAATATATTTAATGTGTGTGCTAAATGTTGCAGGCCCACTTGTATGATTGTTTTAACCCCAGTTAGCTTTGCTTCAGCAACTTAACATGCTACAGCTCCAACATTTAAGGTCATAGTACATCAGTCTTTTGTATTTGAATGGGTAACTACATGATCCAAGAGAGAGAGAACCGAATTATAGAATAGTgggaacaaaaagaagaaaaagcaacaaGAACATCTTTCAACAACAAGGACAGTTGTGGCTCTAACAAAGTAAAAAGACACAAAGGACAACTCCATTACTCCAAAGACATTAGCAAA
This window harbors:
- the LOC112776457 gene encoding probable glutathione S-transferase — its product is MEDLKLHGFWYSPFTMRVVWTLKLKGLSYENIEEDRFNKSPQLLEYNPVHKKTPVLVHGGKPICESMLILEYIEELWPQNPLVPLDPYQRSQARFWVTYSDQLFPAVVPLIYVDIANDEEKEKATEKVQKLLRDVEDQCLLLVDEKLFFGGDTINMVDIAFGSMIKFLVTMEDLNELKVLEAEKFPRLHSWFNNFKNAPIVKENFPDKEKMCANLKYIRKTIRELESSA